In Schlegelella aquatica, one DNA window encodes the following:
- a CDS encoding NAD(P)-dependent oxidoreductase produces MGSCLPPFRFRCSRFLYSAQPPCTEIVAMQVTLLGAGLMGRPMGRRLREAGWPLTVWNRTRAKAEQLAPHGARVVDTAADAVRDAEVVITMLEHGEAVEHVLFDLGVADALRPGALVIDMSSIKPSQAREHARRLAERGIAHLDAPVSGGTVGAEAGTLAIMAGGTAQDFERARPLFAPLGRATHVGPHGAGQLAKLANQMIVGITIGAISEALLLAARGGADMAKVREAIRGGFAESRILEVHGQRIVEQDFAKRAALSVQLKDMRNALDTAAELGIDAPITRLFEQLYASASEHGFADLDHSALFCELARRNSPLR; encoded by the coding sequence ATGGGGAGCTGCCTGCCGCCCTTTCGCTTTCGGTGCTCCCGCTTCCTATACTCGGCCCAGCCCCCGTGCACGGAGATCGTCGCCATGCAAGTCACCCTCCTCGGTGCCGGCCTCATGGGCCGGCCCATGGGCCGGCGCCTGCGCGAAGCCGGTTGGCCCCTCACCGTCTGGAACCGCACGCGCGCCAAAGCCGAACAGCTCGCCCCCCACGGCGCGCGTGTCGTCGACACCGCGGCCGACGCGGTGCGCGATGCCGAAGTGGTGATCACGATGCTCGAGCACGGCGAGGCCGTCGAGCACGTGCTGTTCGACCTCGGCGTGGCCGACGCCCTGCGGCCTGGCGCACTGGTGATCGACATGAGCTCGATCAAGCCCTCACAAGCACGTGAACACGCGCGGCGGCTGGCCGAGCGCGGCATCGCCCACCTCGACGCGCCCGTCTCCGGCGGCACCGTCGGCGCCGAAGCGGGCACCCTCGCCATCATGGCCGGCGGGACCGCCCAGGACTTCGAACGGGCCCGGCCGCTCTTCGCTCCGTTGGGCCGCGCCACGCACGTCGGCCCCCACGGCGCAGGGCAGCTGGCCAAGCTCGCCAACCAGATGATCGTCGGCATCACCATCGGCGCGATCAGCGAGGCCTTGCTGCTGGCCGCCCGAGGCGGCGCCGACATGGCCAAGGTGCGCGAGGCCATTCGGGGCGGCTTCGCGGAAAGCCGCATCCTGGAGGTGCACGGCCAACGCATCGTCGAGCAAGACTTCGCCAAGCGCGCGGCGCTTTCCGTGCAGCTCAAGGACATGCGCAACGCGCTCGACACCGCGGCCGAACTCGGCATCGACGCGCCCATCACGAGACTGTTCGAGCAGCTGTACGCCAGCGCCAGCGAGCATGGCTTTGCCGATCTGGATCACAGCGCCCTCTTCTGCGAACTCGCCCGACGCAACAGCCCGCTTCGATGA
- a CDS encoding CaiB/BaiF CoA transferase family protein: MSFYDERALEGVKVLDLSRLLPGPFATLHLRRMGADVLKIEDPGAGDYAREFLRSEAEVSAGEPSLFFRLLNEGKRLHRIDLAQPSGRQELLALVREADVLVEGFRPGVMDKLGVGWERLRAVQPRLVMCSISGYGQRGVFAQRAGHDINYVGYAGVLEQMATREGRPVLPNFQIGDLFGGTMAAVAGILAALVAAQRTGEGRHVDVSMTHVVHEHHFMAWLAVRREGRAPAPGADLLTGGVPCYQLYRTRDDRWMAVGALELKFWRKVCEVLGHPEWGERHWSLGQPVGGEDARALEAEVAAVFARRTQAEWTALFEPADCCVSPVLRMDEAMRHPLFA, encoded by the coding sequence ATGAGCTTCTACGACGAGCGCGCCCTGGAGGGCGTCAAGGTGCTGGACCTTTCGCGGCTGCTGCCCGGGCCCTTTGCGACCTTGCACTTGCGGCGCATGGGTGCCGACGTGCTCAAGATCGAGGATCCGGGCGCCGGCGACTACGCACGCGAGTTCCTGCGCAGCGAGGCCGAGGTGAGCGCGGGCGAACCGAGCCTTTTCTTCCGGCTGCTGAACGAGGGCAAGCGCTTGCACCGCATCGACCTCGCCCAGCCCTCGGGGCGACAGGAACTGCTCGCCCTCGTGAGAGAGGCCGACGTGCTGGTCGAGGGCTTTCGGCCTGGCGTGATGGACAAGCTGGGTGTGGGCTGGGAGCGGCTGCGGGCCGTGCAGCCCCGGCTCGTGATGTGCTCGATCAGCGGCTATGGCCAGCGCGGCGTGTTCGCGCAGCGGGCGGGGCACGACATCAACTACGTCGGCTATGCCGGCGTGCTGGAGCAGATGGCCACGCGCGAGGGGCGCCCGGTGCTGCCCAACTTCCAGATCGGTGACCTCTTCGGCGGCACGATGGCCGCGGTGGCGGGCATCCTCGCCGCTTTGGTGGCCGCACAGCGCACGGGCGAAGGCAGGCATGTGGACGTGTCGATGACCCATGTCGTGCATGAGCACCACTTCATGGCCTGGCTCGCGGTGCGGCGCGAGGGGCGCGCGCCGGCGCCCGGCGCCGATCTGCTGACCGGCGGCGTGCCGTGCTACCAGCTCTACCGCACGCGGGACGATCGCTGGATGGCGGTGGGCGCGCTGGAGCTGAAGTTCTGGCGCAAGGTCTGCGAAGTGCTGGGCCACCCCGAGTGGGGCGAGCGGCACTGGTCGCTGGGGCAGCCAGTGGGCGGCGAGGACGCTCGCGCCTTGGAGGCCGAGGTGGCGGCGGTCTTTGCCCGGCGCACGCAGGCCGAATGGACGGCGCTGTTCGAGCCGGCCGACTGCTGCGTGAGCCCGGTGCTGCGCATGGACGAGGCCATGCGCCACCCCTTGTTCGCCTGA
- a CDS encoding 2OG-Fe(II) oxygenase → MSVQTITPELRQWIVEQATAGCSPDAVLKAMLASGWQEDVAVQAMEETLATYLRERGVSPDAAVAAADVDPRPMPAPDLRDSPNVLWAGDREVSVVMTMQEPRVVVFGGLLSDDECDELRALAEPRLARSETVRTDTGGSEVSDARTSEGMFFQRAEHPLCERIERRIATLLRWPMDHGEGLQVLRYRPGAEYKPHYDYFDPAQPGTPSILKRGGQRVGTVVMYLNTPEQGGATTFPDVKLEVAPVKGNAVFFSYDRPHPMTRTLHGGAPVLRGEKWVATKWLREGRFD, encoded by the coding sequence ATGAGTGTGCAGACCATCACGCCCGAGCTTCGTCAGTGGATCGTGGAACAGGCCACCGCCGGTTGCTCGCCCGATGCCGTGCTCAAGGCCATGCTGGCCAGCGGCTGGCAGGAAGACGTGGCGGTGCAGGCGATGGAGGAGACGCTGGCGACTTACCTCCGCGAGCGAGGCGTCTCGCCCGATGCGGCCGTGGCGGCCGCGGATGTCGATCCGCGGCCCATGCCGGCCCCCGACCTGCGCGATTCGCCCAATGTGCTCTGGGCCGGGGACCGCGAGGTGAGCGTCGTGATGACGATGCAGGAACCGCGGGTCGTCGTCTTCGGGGGGCTCCTGAGCGACGACGAATGCGACGAACTGCGCGCGCTGGCGGAGCCGCGACTCGCGCGGTCGGAGACGGTGCGCACCGACACCGGCGGCAGCGAGGTGAGCGACGCACGCACCAGCGAGGGCATGTTCTTCCAGCGCGCCGAGCACCCTTTGTGCGAGCGCATCGAACGGCGCATCGCGACGCTGCTGCGCTGGCCGATGGACCACGGCGAGGGCCTGCAAGTGCTGCGCTATCGGCCGGGGGCCGAGTACAAGCCGCACTACGACTACTTCGATCCTGCGCAGCCCGGCACGCCGAGCATCCTCAAGCGCGGCGGGCAGCGCGTGGGTACCGTGGTGATGTACCTGAACACACCCGAGCAGGGCGGTGCGACGACCTTTCCCGACGTCAAGCTCGAAGTGGCTCCCGTCAAGGGGAATGCCGTCTTCTTCAGCTACGACCGTCCGCACCCGATGACGCGCACCCTGCACGGCGGGGCGCCCGTGCTCAGGGGCGAGAAGTGGGTGGCGACCAAGTGGCTGCGCGAAGGCCGCTTCGACTGA
- a CDS encoding DoxX family protein, translated as MNPSSSSAQLGIALLRVSLGVMWIAHALLKLLVFTLPGTAQFFASVGFPGFLAYPVFAAELLGGIALVLGLYARQAALALVPVMAAAAWVHLPNGWVHTSPGGGWEYPVFLIAASIALWLIGDGAAAIKRSEWLVPLRELSRVSEAPRAGGLAK; from the coding sequence ATGAACCCTTCCTCGTCGTCCGCACAGCTCGGCATTGCCCTGCTGCGGGTCAGCCTCGGTGTCATGTGGATCGCACATGCACTGCTCAAGCTGCTGGTGTTCACGCTGCCGGGCACGGCGCAGTTCTTCGCCAGCGTCGGTTTTCCCGGCTTCTTGGCCTATCCCGTCTTCGCGGCGGAACTGCTGGGCGGCATCGCGCTGGTGCTCGGTCTGTACGCACGACAGGCGGCGCTGGCCCTGGTGCCGGTGATGGCCGCGGCGGCGTGGGTGCATCTGCCCAACGGCTGGGTTCACACGAGCCCGGGCGGCGGCTGGGAATACCCGGTGTTCCTGATCGCCGCATCCATCGCGCTGTGGCTGATCGGCGACGGCGCGGCGGCGATCAAGCGCAGCGAATGGCTCGTGCCGCTGCGGGAGCTGAGCCGGGTGAGCGAGGCCCCGCGCGCCGGAGGGCTTGCCAAGTGA
- a CDS encoding pseudouridine synthase: MTPEPSTPLLLYADEWLVAVCKPPGLAVHRSPEMPAHEPAALQWVRDHCGRYVYPVHRLDRGTSGVLVFAFTAPVARALGLQFEEGRVRKQYLALVRGWPPESGTLDHALRRLDPAPPRDDRGRATQPQPAITHWRRLARREEPVVLGPHPTSRYALVHVEPLTGRQHQIRRHFKHLGHPLIGDSTYGKGVHNRWWAAELGLQRLWLHAHRLSLTHPGRSHELELVAPLGHDWQALFDRAGWSWDEPTMQDALRG; the protein is encoded by the coding sequence ATGACCCCCGAGCCCTCCACCCCGCTCCTGCTCTACGCGGACGAATGGCTCGTCGCCGTGTGCAAGCCGCCGGGACTGGCCGTGCATCGCTCCCCGGAAATGCCGGCCCACGAGCCCGCCGCGCTGCAATGGGTGCGCGACCACTGCGGCCGCTACGTGTACCCGGTGCACCGGCTGGACCGCGGCACCTCGGGCGTGCTGGTGTTCGCCTTCACGGCACCGGTGGCCCGCGCTCTCGGCCTGCAGTTCGAAGAGGGCCGCGTGCGCAAGCAGTACCTGGCGCTGGTGCGCGGTTGGCCCCCGGAAAGCGGCACGCTCGACCATGCGCTCAGGCGGCTGGACCCCGCTCCGCCCCGAGACGACCGCGGGCGTGCGACCCAGCCCCAGCCCGCCATCACGCACTGGCGCCGGCTCGCGCGACGCGAGGAGCCCGTCGTCCTCGGGCCGCACCCCACCAGCCGGTATGCGCTGGTGCACGTGGAGCCGCTCACCGGGCGTCAGCACCAGATCCGTCGCCACTTCAAGCACCTGGGCCATCCGCTGATCGGCGACTCCACCTACGGCAAGGGCGTGCACAACCGCTGGTGGGCCGCCGAGCTCGGCCTGCAACGTCTGTGGCTGCATGCACACCGTCTGAGCCTGACCCACCCGGGCCGGAGTCACGAACTCGAACTCGTCGCGCCGCTGGGCCACGACTGGCAAGCCTTGTTCGACCGGGCAGGATGGAGCTGGGACGAGCCGACGATGCAGGACGCCTTGCGAGGCTGA
- a CDS encoding DEAD/DEAH box helicase, which yields MSFDTLGLAPALLKAVADAGYGEPTDVQSRAIPAALEGRDLLVSSSTGSGKTAAFVLPALQGVLAARQQAGEAAPRRRTAGPRVVVLAPTRELAIQVSKACMTYGRHIPGLRVATVVGGVPYGAQLKALRGPLDVLIATPGRLLDHLGSGAAVLSQVQVLVLDEADRMLDMGFIDDIHAIAEALPAERQTLMFSATFAGHVGGLAARLTRDPQRIEVASHTDTHTNIEQRLHWADSVSHKNSLLEHILTQRELDQAVVFTSTQRDADWLAERLADMGHAVAALHGGMPQGRRNRVLQGLRRRELRVLVATDVAARGIDVPTITHVINYGLPMKAEDYVHRIGRTGRAGRDGLAITLAERRDTGMIRRIERFTTQRIEAAVIPGLEPKAPAPVERKKPDGWRPGMGKAGFKPRRDAGRREGFGAHTAAPSGGKTWSSRGEKPSHPSFGEKSFEGSRGPRTGAPAYGGKPARPSFAGRPAGKAYSGKRRED from the coding sequence ATGAGTTTCGACACCCTGGGCCTTGCGCCCGCCCTGCTCAAGGCCGTGGCCGATGCAGGCTACGGCGAGCCCACCGACGTGCAGTCCCGCGCCATCCCGGCAGCGCTGGAAGGCCGCGACCTGCTCGTTTCCTCCTCCACCGGCAGCGGCAAGACGGCGGCCTTCGTGCTGCCCGCACTGCAAGGCGTGCTGGCGGCCCGTCAGCAGGCGGGCGAAGCCGCGCCACGACGGCGCACGGCGGGCCCGCGCGTGGTGGTGCTGGCTCCCACCCGCGAGCTGGCGATCCAAGTCTCCAAGGCGTGCATGACCTACGGCCGACACATCCCCGGGCTGCGCGTGGCGACGGTCGTGGGCGGCGTGCCCTACGGCGCACAGCTCAAGGCCCTGCGCGGCCCGCTGGACGTGCTGATCGCGACCCCCGGGCGCCTGCTCGACCACCTCGGCAGCGGCGCTGCCGTGCTGTCGCAGGTGCAGGTGCTCGTCCTCGACGAGGCCGACCGTATGTTGGATATGGGTTTCATCGACGACATCCATGCCATCGCCGAGGCGCTGCCCGCCGAGCGGCAGACGTTGATGTTCAGCGCGACCTTCGCGGGCCACGTCGGCGGGCTGGCGGCGCGTCTCACCCGCGATCCGCAGCGCATCGAAGTCGCGTCGCACACCGACACGCACACCAACATCGAGCAGCGGCTGCACTGGGCCGACAGCGTGAGCCACAAGAACTCGCTGCTGGAGCACATCCTGACGCAGCGCGAGCTGGACCAGGCGGTGGTGTTCACCAGCACGCAGCGCGACGCCGACTGGCTGGCCGAACGCCTGGCCGACATGGGTCACGCCGTGGCCGCTCTGCACGGCGGCATGCCGCAGGGCCGCCGCAACCGCGTGCTGCAAGGGTTGCGTCGGCGCGAGTTGCGGGTGCTCGTCGCCACCGACGTGGCCGCCCGCGGCATCGACGTGCCCACCATTACGCACGTGATCAACTACGGCTTGCCGATGAAGGCGGAAGACTACGTGCACCGCATCGGCCGCACCGGCCGGGCCGGTCGCGACGGCTTGGCCATCACGCTCGCCGAACGGCGCGACACCGGCATGATCCGCCGCATCGAACGCTTCACGACGCAGCGCATCGAGGCGGCCGTGATCCCGGGGCTCGAGCCGAAGGCACCCGCGCCGGTCGAGCGCAAGAAGCCCGACGGCTGGCGGCCCGGCATGGGCAAGGCCGGCTTCAAGCCGCGGCGTGACGCCGGTCGCCGCGAGGGCTTCGGGGCCCACACCGCCGCACCGTCCGGGGGCAAGACCTGGTCTTCCCGGGGCGAGAAGCCGTCCCACCCCTCGTTCGGCGAGAAGTCGTTCGAAGGCTCGCGCGGCCCTCGCACCGGTGCCCCGGCCTACGGCGGCAAGCCCGCGCGCCCGTCCTTTGCCGGACGGCCGGCCGGCAAAGCGTACAGCGGCAAGCGTCGCGAGGACTGA
- a CDS encoding LysR family transcriptional regulator — MVASTQYQVTPRDLDVLLALVRGGTLASAGERLGVDASTVFRSLQRIERGLGRALFERTRSGYAPAELALELAGHAEQMEAALEAARSSAESTPSQVSGTVRITTTDTVLHGLVAPALRSLRTVHPLLGFELHTGNELASLTRRDADIAVRATKRPPQHLVGKHIGPIRVALYAAKRGGVRKFSDVQAGKADWIAPDDALPDHPSVVWRKRHFPKVVPRYRVNSILSVLELVALGLGVGVVPLFLAEGRRDVVRLSEPLAECETDLWLLTHPESRHLRRVGAVYGHLAKTLNLP; from the coding sequence ATGGTTGCATCCACGCAATACCAAGTGACTCCCCGCGACCTCGACGTACTGCTCGCGCTGGTGCGCGGCGGCACGCTCGCCAGCGCCGGGGAACGCCTCGGGGTGGACGCTTCCACGGTGTTCCGCTCGCTGCAGCGCATCGAGCGCGGCCTGGGGCGGGCGTTGTTCGAGCGCACGCGTTCCGGCTACGCCCCTGCCGAGCTGGCGCTGGAACTGGCGGGCCATGCCGAGCAGATGGAAGCAGCGCTCGAGGCCGCGCGTTCGTCTGCCGAGTCCACGCCGTCACAGGTTTCGGGCACGGTGCGCATCACCACGACCGACACGGTCTTGCACGGCCTCGTCGCGCCGGCCCTGCGCAGTCTGCGCACCGTGCACCCGCTCTTGGGCTTTGAACTCCACACGGGCAACGAACTGGCGAGCCTGACCCGGCGCGACGCCGACATCGCCGTGCGGGCCACCAAGCGTCCGCCTCAACATCTGGTGGGCAAGCACATCGGGCCCATCCGGGTCGCGCTGTATGCGGCCAAGCGAGGCGGTGTGCGCAAGTTCAGCGACGTGCAGGCCGGCAAGGCCGATTGGATCGCGCCCGACGATGCCCTGCCGGATCATCCGTCGGTCGTCTGGCGCAAACGCCACTTCCCCAAGGTGGTTCCGCGGTACCGCGTGAACAGCATCCTGTCGGTGCTGGAACTCGTGGCGCTGGGGCTGGGCGTCGGCGTCGTGCCGCTGTTTCTTGCCGAGGGGCGCCGCGACGTCGTCCGGCTGAGCGAACCGTTGGCCGAGTGCGAGACCGACCTCTGGCTGCTCACCCACCCCGAATCCCGCCACCTGCGCCGCGTCGGCGCGGTCTACGGGCATCTGGCCAAGACGCTGAACCTGCCGTAG
- the yaaA gene encoding peroxide stress protein YaaA, with amino-acid sequence MLFLLSPAKTLDYDTPAHVQEHTLPRFANEAAALVEILRGKTPPEIAGLMSISDALAQLNVGRYAAWSREFTARNSKQALLAFNGDVYEGLQAQTLEAAQLHWAQEHLVILSGLYGALRPLDWMQPYRLEMGTRLATPRGKDLYDYWGSTIAEYLNERLTADASPVVVNLASQEYFKAVDLRALKARVVHCVFEDWKGGTYKIVSFHAKRARGLMARFAIERQALHPDELKAFDREGYQYDEAASRADRLVFRRKP; translated from the coding sequence ATGCTGTTCCTGCTTTCGCCCGCCAAGACGCTCGACTACGACACGCCTGCGCACGTGCAGGAGCACACGTTGCCGCGCTTCGCGAACGAAGCGGCCGCCCTCGTCGAGATCCTGAGGGGGAAGACACCGCCCGAGATCGCGGGCCTGATGAGCATCAGCGACGCGCTGGCCCAGCTCAACGTGGGCCGCTATGCGGCCTGGAGCCGGGAGTTCACCGCGCGCAACTCCAAGCAGGCGCTGCTGGCTTTCAACGGCGACGTGTACGAAGGCCTGCAAGCGCAGACGCTGGAGGCAGCGCAGCTGCACTGGGCCCAGGAGCACCTGGTGATCCTGAGCGGGCTGTATGGAGCGCTGCGGCCGTTGGACTGGATGCAGCCCTATCGGTTGGAGATGGGCACCCGCCTGGCGACGCCGCGCGGGAAGGATCTCTACGACTACTGGGGCTCGACGATCGCCGAGTACCTCAACGAGCGCCTCACCGCCGATGCGTCGCCGGTGGTGGTGAACCTCGCCTCGCAGGAGTATTTCAAGGCGGTGGACCTGCGCGCGCTCAAGGCGCGGGTGGTGCACTGCGTCTTCGAGGACTGGAAGGGCGGCACCTACAAGATCGTCAGCTTCCACGCGAAGCGGGCGCGCGGGCTGATGGCGCGCTTCGCGATCGAGAGGCAGGCACTGCACCCCGACGAACTCAAGGCCTTCGATCGCGAGGGATACCAGTACGACGAGGCCGCCTCACGGGCCGACCGGCTCGTGTTTCGTCGCAAGCCCTAG
- a CDS encoding peroxiredoxin has protein sequence MKTVGDRLEPFSVVGVKPGFNHHEEGGHSAFEAITEESFPGKWKILYFYPKDFTFVCPTEIVGFARLVKDFADRDAVLLGGSTDNEFCKLAWRREHKDLNSLNHYQFADTTGALVDQLGVRDRESGVALRATFIIDPDNVIQHVSVNNLNVGRSPEEILRILDGLQTDELCPCNRSVGGATL, from the coding sequence ATGAAAACCGTGGGCGACCGGCTGGAACCCTTCTCGGTGGTCGGCGTGAAGCCGGGCTTCAACCATCATGAGGAGGGCGGGCATTCCGCTTTCGAGGCGATCACCGAGGAGTCCTTCCCGGGCAAGTGGAAGATCCTCTACTTCTATCCGAAGGACTTCACTTTCGTCTGCCCGACGGAGATCGTCGGCTTCGCGAGGCTGGTGAAGGACTTCGCGGACCGCGACGCGGTGCTGCTGGGCGGCTCGACGGACAACGAGTTCTGCAAGCTGGCCTGGCGCCGGGAGCACAAGGACCTGAATTCGTTGAACCACTACCAGTTCGCCGACACGACCGGGGCGTTGGTCGATCAGCTCGGCGTGCGCGACCGGGAGTCTGGCGTGGCGTTGCGAGCCACCTTCATCATCGACCCGGACAATGTCATTCAGCACGTCTCGGTGAACAACCTCAACGTCGGCCGCTCGCCGGAGGAGATCCTGCGCATCCTCGACGGCCTGCAGACGGACGAGTTGTGTCCGTGCAATCGCAGCGTGGGCGGCGCCACGCTTTGA
- a CDS encoding DMT family transporter, with product MNPLLASALVALSAAGFGAMAIFARYAYADGVDVYGVLMPRFVIAAAVLWWLLRWRGERLPPAHRWPGLALMGLGYVAQSFCFFTALRYIPAGMVALLLYLYPIFVVLLAWLLGQEALTPRKLVALAVCSVGTALTLGPGDLGSSALDPRGVALAIGAALVYSVYIVGGSRATRGLEPMASTTVILASAAAGLVVIVAVRFALGEPARFAHSVSGWAAVLAIALVSTVLAVGLFVVGLKHLGASRTALISTLEPVLTVLLAALFLAERLAPMQFVGGALVLAGALLLAFAPASASSGRTASA from the coding sequence ATGAATCCCCTGCTTGCCTCTGCCCTCGTCGCCCTGTCGGCCGCCGGCTTCGGCGCGATGGCGATCTTCGCCCGCTACGCCTATGCCGACGGCGTGGACGTCTACGGCGTCCTGATGCCGCGCTTCGTCATCGCCGCCGCCGTGCTGTGGTGGTTGTTGCGCTGGCGCGGCGAACGCCTGCCGCCCGCGCACCGCTGGCCGGGCCTCGCGCTCATGGGTCTGGGCTACGTGGCGCAGTCGTTCTGCTTCTTCACCGCGTTGCGCTACATCCCGGCCGGCATGGTCGCACTGCTGCTGTACCTGTACCCGATCTTCGTCGTCCTGCTGGCGTGGCTCCTCGGCCAGGAGGCGCTCACGCCGCGCAAACTCGTGGCGCTCGCCGTGTGCTCGGTGGGCACCGCACTCACGCTGGGCCCGGGCGACCTCGGCTCCAGCGCGCTCGACCCGCGAGGCGTGGCGTTGGCCATCGGGGCAGCCCTCGTGTACTCGGTCTACATCGTGGGTGGCAGCCGGGCAACCCGAGGCCTGGAACCGATGGCCTCCACGACCGTGATCCTCGCGAGTGCCGCGGCGGGCCTCGTCGTCATCGTCGCCGTGCGCTTCGCGTTGGGCGAGCCTGCGCGCTTCGCCCACAGCGTCTCGGGCTGGGCGGCCGTGCTGGCGATCGCCCTCGTCTCCACCGTGCTGGCCGTCGGCCTCTTCGTCGTCGGGCTCAAGCACCTCGGGGCCTCCCGCACGGCGCTCATCTCCACGCTGGAGCCGGTGCTCACCGTGCTCCTGGCCGCGCTGTTCCTCGCCGAACGGCTCGCGCCGATGCAGTTCGTCGGCGGCGCGCTGGTGTTGGCCGGCGCACTGTTGCTCGCCTTCGCGCCCGCCTCCGCCTCCTCGGGCCGCACGGCCAGCGCCTGA
- a CDS encoding YchJ family protein, translated as MTSSLASPSVTPCPCGSGALYAACCGRWHRGAEHLQAPDAEALMRSRYSAYVLGLADYLLDTWHPGTRPAALEPDPPGLRWLGLEVRRHEVTSEDRAVVEFVARSKLGGRAHRLHETSRFVREHGRWYYVDGDIRA; from the coding sequence ATGACAAGCTCTTTGGCCTCCCCCTCCGTCACCCCCTGCCCCTGCGGCTCGGGCGCCCTGTATGCAGCGTGCTGCGGCCGCTGGCACCGAGGCGCCGAGCACCTGCAGGCACCGGACGCCGAGGCGCTGATGCGCTCGCGCTACTCGGCTTACGTGCTGGGCCTTGCCGACTACCTGCTCGACACCTGGCACCCCGGCACGCGCCCCGCCGCACTCGAGCCCGACCCGCCCGGCTTGCGCTGGCTGGGGCTCGAGGTGCGGCGCCACGAAGTCACCAGCGAAGACCGTGCGGTGGTGGAGTTCGTCGCGCGCAGCAAGCTGGGCGGCCGGGCGCACCGCCTGCACGAGACGAGCCGCTTCGTGCGCGAGCACGGCCGCTGGTACTACGTGGACGGCGACATCCGCGCATGA